Proteins encoded together in one Lathyrus oleraceus cultivar Zhongwan6 chromosome 5, CAAS_Psat_ZW6_1.0, whole genome shotgun sequence window:
- the LOC127083624 gene encoding histidine-containing phosphotransfer protein 4 — MDRNNCRRQVAAMKQSLFDQGLLDEQFIQLEELQDDANPNFVEEIVTLYYRDSSRLISNLEQTLERNPLDFNKLDTIMHQFKGSSSSIGAKKVKAESSQIREYCRTGNAEGCRKSYQQMKKEYVALRKKLENYFQLARQAGPLERACRPK; from the exons ATGGACAGAAACAATTGCCGCAGACAAGTTGCTGCAATGAAACAGTCACTGTTTGATCAG GGACTTCTTGATGAACAATTTATTCAACTTGAAGAATTGCAAGATGATGCTAATCCTAACTTTGTTGAGGAAATTGTCACTCTTTACTACCGTGATTCATCCAGGCTTATCTCTAACTTGGAACAGACACT GGAGAGGAATCCATTGGATTTCAACAAGTTGGACACAATCATGCATCAGTTTAAAGGAAGCAGCTCAAG CATTGGGGCGAAAAAGGTGAAAGCAGAATCGAGTCAAATTAGAGAATATTGCAGAACAGGAAATGCAGAAGG GTGTAGGAAAAGCTATCAACAAATGAAGAAAGAATATGTAGCATTGAGAAAGAAACTTGAAAATTACTTTCAACTAGCTAGGCAAGCTGGACCATTGGAGAGAGCATGTCGCCCAAAGTAA